The following coding sequences are from one Lysinibacillus sp. FSL W8-0992 window:
- a CDS encoding heptaprenyl diphosphate synthase component 1, whose translation MNATYIQNSIAQLKTEIFMDVRHRTLQKYTGVPVLDENQLFYLLVPFLNGEEWQQEQREAAITVGIVYAALAAHDHIKELDATSKEQQLTVLAGDFYSGRYYEILAMSGNVALIRNLSQGIVTRCEHQIKVYEAEQRTFEQWCSSISNIESGLIAKFFELYALHHYIPLMEKSLLLLRLEREWAMYQRGQKSLMCKALEQSALQAGTTFNGVLQDKIARLKTELLQVIDQASFLQSDVKQALQARVEASIASTNG comes from the coding sequence ATGAATGCAACATACATTCAAAATTCAATTGCACAGTTAAAAACAGAGATTTTCATGGATGTTCGTCATAGAACTTTGCAAAAATACACAGGAGTCCCTGTGCTCGATGAAAATCAACTGTTTTACTTGTTAGTTCCCTTTTTGAATGGCGAAGAGTGGCAACAAGAGCAAAGGGAAGCTGCAATAACTGTTGGAATTGTATATGCAGCTCTAGCGGCACATGATCATATTAAAGAACTAGATGCCACTTCAAAAGAACAGCAGCTAACCGTTTTAGCTGGGGATTTTTATAGTGGACGATATTATGAAATTTTAGCAATGTCAGGAAATGTCGCATTGATTCGGAATTTGTCACAAGGAATCGTGACACGCTGCGAACATCAAATCAAAGTATATGAGGCAGAACAGCGTACATTTGAACAATGGTGTTCTTCAATAAGCAATATTGAATCAGGTTTAATTGCAAAGTTTTTTGAGCTTTATGCATTGCATCATTATATTCCATTAATGGAAAAGAGTTTATTATTGTTACGATTAGAAAGAGAATGGGCTATGTATCAGCGTGGACAAAAATCTTTAATGTGTAAAGCGCTTGAACAAAGTGCATTACAGGCAGGCACGACCTTCAATGGCGTCTTACAAGATAAAATTGCCCGCTTAAAAACAGAGCTGTTGCAGGTGATAGACCAAGCATCATTTTTACAAAGTGATGTGAAACAAGCTCTACAAGCACGTGTAGAGGCATCTATTGCTTCTACAAACGGATAA
- the mtrB gene encoding trp RNA-binding attenuation protein MtrB, with protein MAQDYIVIQAEEDGVHVIGLTRGTDTKFHHSEKLDAGEVMIAQFTEHTSAMKIRGKAQIHTAHGVIQSEGKK; from the coding sequence ATGGCGCAAGATTATATAGTAATTCAGGCAGAAGAAGATGGCGTACATGTAATAGGCTTAACACGTGGTACGGATACGAAATTCCATCATTCTGAAAAATTAGATGCAGGGGAAGTCATGATTGCTCAATTTACTGAGCACACATCTGCCATGAAAATTCGTGGCAAAGCGCAAATCCATACAGCACATGGTGTTATCCAAAGTGAAGGAAAAAAGTAA
- the folE gene encoding GTP cyclohydrolase I FolE, protein MSNVDLLKIEEAVKMILEAVGEDVNREGLLDTPKRVAKMYAEMFSGLHEDAKDYFKTVFHEDHEELVLVKDIPFYSMCEHHLVPFYGKAHVAYIPNDGIVAGLSKLGRAVETIARRPQLQERITSSVADTIMEMLSPKGVYVVIEAEHMCMTMRGLKKPGSKTVTSVARGIYEQDEVKRREVLSFIQMS, encoded by the coding sequence ATGTCGAATGTTGATTTATTGAAAATAGAAGAAGCAGTAAAAATGATTTTAGAAGCTGTAGGCGAGGATGTTAATCGTGAAGGATTGCTTGATACGCCGAAACGTGTTGCTAAAATGTATGCTGAAATGTTTAGTGGCTTACATGAAGATGCAAAAGATTATTTTAAAACTGTTTTCCATGAGGATCATGAAGAATTAGTGCTTGTAAAGGATATCCCATTTTATTCAATGTGTGAGCATCATTTAGTGCCGTTTTATGGCAAAGCACATGTGGCTTACATACCAAACGATGGCATTGTAGCGGGACTAAGTAAATTAGGTCGCGCGGTTGAAACAATTGCACGTCGTCCACAATTACAAGAACGTATTACTTCATCAGTAGCGGATACGATTATGGAAATGCTGTCTCCAAAAGGTGTTTATGTTGTAATCGAGGCAGAGCATATGTGCATGACAATGCGTGGTCTGAAAAAACCAGGATCTAAAACCGTTACATCTGTGGCACGAGGCATTTATGAACAAGATGAGGTAAAACGTAGAGAAGTCTTGTCATTTATTCAAATGTCTTAA
- a CDS encoding HU family DNA-binding protein gives MNKTELVNSVAEAAGLSKKDASKAVEAVFDTIQDALAKGDKVQLIGFGNFEVRERAARKGRNPQTGKEIEIAASKVPAFKPGKALKDAVK, from the coding sequence GTGAATAAAACAGAATTAGTAAACTCTGTTGCTGAAGCTGCAGGTCTTTCTAAAAAAGACGCTTCTAAAGCAGTTGAAGCTGTATTTGATACAATTCAAGATGCTCTTGCAAAGGGTGACAAAGTACAATTAATTGGTTTTGGTAACTTTGAAGTACGTGAACGTGCGGCTCGTAAAGGTCGTAACCCACAAACTGGTAAAGAAATCGAAATCGCTGCTAGCAAGGTACCTGCTTTCAAACCAGGTAAAGCGCTTAAAGATGCTGTAAAATAA
- the spoIVA gene encoding stage IV sporulation protein A, translating to MSEAVFKEIAERTNGDVYIGVVGPVRVGKSTFVKKVMEAVVLPNIVDDTERMRAQDELPQSSPGPVIMTAEPKFVPAQATRIAVGEDEMTFQIRLADCVGYVIDGTKGYEDENGPKFVHTPWHTEPIPFQEAAKIGTDKVIRDHANIGIVVTTDGTVNGISRRAAEKAEEEIVAQLKEIGKPFVIVLNCQMPAREETVQLRNELFERYNVPVIAISIDQMRATDIQYILQEALFEFPIRTIEVEKPDWLDVLDATHPLNVALIDSMEEVLSSVMKIRDVQQASDAFKEIDFIDQSEVIHVDSGIGTAVIRVSLQGELYKAVCNEWLDEPIESKRDWLLFIKEAAEAKEAQKRFKDAITEADNSGYGVTLPMMQEFEPTAPELIKQNNFYGVRMKATAPSYHIIRVDMESEFAPLIGSEFHSQQLLKDLNHAYLHDRDALWQTQLFGTPLHEVLKEGIRYKMSAVPTTAKKRMRQTIERMVNEGDRGLVTFIL from the coding sequence TTGAGTGAAGCAGTATTTAAAGAAATTGCAGAGCGCACAAATGGCGATGTTTATATTGGTGTTGTAGGTCCAGTTCGTGTAGGTAAATCAACATTTGTAAAAAAAGTAATGGAAGCTGTAGTGTTACCGAATATTGTGGATGATACAGAAAGAATGCGAGCACAGGACGAGCTGCCACAAAGCTCGCCAGGCCCAGTAATCATGACTGCTGAGCCGAAGTTTGTGCCTGCTCAAGCGACACGTATAGCGGTCGGCGAAGATGAAATGACATTCCAAATTCGTTTAGCTGATTGCGTAGGTTATGTCATTGATGGTACAAAGGGCTATGAGGATGAGAATGGTCCGAAATTTGTGCATACACCTTGGCATACAGAGCCAATTCCTTTCCAAGAAGCGGCGAAAATTGGCACGGATAAAGTGATTCGAGATCATGCTAATATCGGTATTGTTGTAACAACTGATGGAACTGTAAATGGTATTAGCCGTCGTGCCGCAGAAAAAGCGGAAGAAGAAATTGTTGCACAATTAAAGGAAATTGGAAAACCTTTTGTTATCGTGTTAAATTGTCAAATGCCAGCACGAGAAGAAACAGTACAGCTTCGAAATGAGCTGTTTGAACGTTATAACGTTCCAGTAATTGCGATTTCAATCGATCAAATGCGTGCTACTGATATTCAATATATTTTGCAAGAGGCGTTATTTGAGTTTCCAATTCGGACGATTGAGGTTGAGAAACCAGATTGGCTTGATGTACTAGATGCTACACATCCTCTAAACGTGGCATTAATTGATTCGATGGAAGAAGTACTGTCATCTGTCATGAAGATTCGAGACGTGCAACAAGCTTCTGATGCATTTAAAGAGATTGATTTTATTGATCAAAGTGAAGTGATTCATGTAGATTCGGGAATCGGTACAGCCGTCATTCGAGTGTCATTACAAGGAGAATTGTATAAGGCAGTTTGTAATGAATGGTTAGATGAACCAATTGAATCAAAGCGTGATTGGTTGCTATTTATTAAAGAGGCTGCTGAAGCAAAAGAAGCACAAAAACGCTTTAAAGATGCAATAACTGAAGCGGATAATAGTGGATATGGTGTGACTTTACCAATGATGCAAGAGTTCGAACCAACTGCTCCAGAACTTATTAAGCAAAATAATTTCTATGGAGTTCGTATGAAGGCAACAGCGCCATCCTATCATATTATTCGAGTTGATATGGAATCAGAATTTGCTCCACTTATTGGCTCTGAATTCCACAGTCAGCAACTTCTGAAAGATTTAAATCATGCTTATTTACATGATCGTGATGCACTTTGGCAAACACAACTTTTTGGTACACCATTGCATGAAGTGTTAAAAGAAGGAATTCGCTACAAAATGAGTGCAGTGCCTACTACAGCTAAAAAACGTATGCGTCAAACAATTGAGCGTATGGTTAATGAAGGCGACAGAGGATTGGTTACTTTTATTTTATAG
- a CDS encoding DUF2768 domain-containing protein: protein MGPLAHMPALDIMWVSFYCIGFMIISVGLIYLGRNKISNGLLRTIVNLLAYILFGLGTFLMVLIIATWPA from the coding sequence ATGGGTCCGTTAGCACATATGCCAGCACTGGATATCATGTGGGTATCTTTTTATTGTATCGGCTTTATGATTATTTCAGTTGGTTTAATTTATCTAGGTCGCAATAAAATTTCAAATGGTTTATTACGTACAATCGTAAATTTATTAGCATACATACTGTTTGGACTTGGAACATTTTTAATGGTACTTATAATTGCCACATGGCCAGCTTAA
- a CDS encoding NAD(P)H-dependent glycerol-3-phosphate dehydrogenase, with translation MERVCVLGAGSWGSALAMVLAENGHDTLVWTHRADQAEEINTQHTNKKYLPETVLPENLHATNDIAEAVAHSNTIVVAVPTKAIRETCEKMIATLDRKVLFVHVSKGIEPDSLKRISEILAESLPSEFVEDIVVLSGPSHAEEVVLHSPTTITAACANIEAAEKVQDLFMNQFFRVYTNEDVIGVEMGGALKNVIALAAGITDGLNYGDNAKAALITRGLAEITRLGVKMGGNPFTFAGLTGMGDLIVTCTSVHSRNWRAGNMLGKGMKLPEVLDQMGMVVEGVRTTKAAYQLAEKYDVAMPISTELYGVLFNDVEPKVAVDALMMRVKKREIDELMN, from the coding sequence ATGGAACGAGTTTGTGTACTAGGAGCAGGCTCATGGGGATCAGCACTTGCAATGGTACTTGCGGAAAATGGACATGATACCCTTGTGTGGACACATAGAGCCGATCAGGCAGAAGAAATTAATACACAGCATACGAATAAAAAGTATTTACCAGAAACGGTACTACCAGAGAATTTACATGCTACAAATGATATTGCAGAGGCAGTAGCACATTCTAATACAATCGTTGTAGCTGTACCAACTAAGGCTATACGAGAAACTTGTGAAAAGATGATTGCTACATTAGACAGAAAAGTATTATTTGTCCATGTTTCAAAGGGAATTGAGCCAGATTCATTAAAACGTATATCTGAAATTTTGGCCGAAAGTTTGCCTTCTGAATTTGTAGAAGACATTGTAGTGCTCTCAGGGCCAAGTCATGCTGAGGAAGTAGTATTACATTCCCCAACTACGATTACAGCAGCCTGTGCCAATATAGAGGCGGCTGAGAAGGTACAGGACTTGTTTATGAACCAGTTTTTCCGCGTATATACGAATGAGGATGTTATAGGCGTGGAAATGGGCGGTGCATTAAAAAACGTTATAGCGTTAGCTGCAGGCATAACAGATGGCTTAAATTATGGTGATAATGCGAAGGCTGCACTTATTACACGTGGACTTGCTGAAATTACTCGTCTAGGTGTTAAAATGGGCGGAAATCCATTTACATTTGCAGGGCTGACAGGCATGGGAGATTTAATCGTAACGTGTACAAGCGTGCATTCTCGAAATTGGCGAGCAGGAAATATGTTAGGTAAAGGTATGAAGCTGCCAGAAGTACTCGATCAAATGGGGATGGTAGTAGAAGGCGTACGGACAACAAAAGCAGCCTATCAACTGGCCGAAAAATATGATGTTGCCATGCCAATTTCGACGGAACTTTATGGCGTATTGTTTAACGATGTAGAGCCGAAAGTGGCCGTCGATGCATTAATGATGCGAGTGAAAAAGCGTGAGATCGATGAACTGATGAACTAA
- the der gene encoding ribosome biogenesis GTPase Der, with the protein MTKPVVAIVGRPNVGKSTIFNRIVGERVSIVEDIPGVTRDRIYSSAEWLTHDFNIIDTGGIEIGDEPFLEQIRQQAEIAIEEADVIIFMTNGREGVTAADEQVAKILYKTKKPVVLAVNKIDNPDMREMIYDFYALGFGEPWPISGSHGLGLGDLLDECAKHFPQEDENQYGDDVIKFSLIGRPNVGKSSLVNAFLGQDRVIVSNIAGTTRDAIDTPYEYDGHEYVIIDTAGMRKKGKVYETTEKYSVLRALRAIERSDVVLVVLNAEEGIQEQDKKIAGYAHEAGKAIIIVVNKWDTIEKDDKTMNVFTQQIREHFLFLDYAPIIFVSANTKQRVHQILPIVQRVSENHAMRIQSSILNEVIEDSVARNPAPTDKGRRLRIYYATQVAIQPPTFVVFVNETELMHFSYERFLENRIRETFDFEGTPIRLITRARA; encoded by the coding sequence ATGACGAAACCAGTAGTAGCCATCGTAGGTCGTCCGAACGTAGGTAAGTCGACGATTTTTAATCGTATCGTTGGAGAACGTGTCTCGATTGTGGAAGATATTCCGGGAGTAACACGTGACCGTATTTATAGTTCGGCAGAGTGGTTAACACATGATTTTAATATTATTGATACAGGTGGTATCGAAATTGGAGACGAGCCGTTTTTAGAACAAATTCGTCAACAAGCTGAAATCGCTATTGAAGAAGCAGATGTTATTATTTTTATGACGAATGGTCGTGAAGGCGTAACAGCAGCAGATGAGCAAGTTGCAAAAATTTTATACAAAACAAAAAAGCCGGTCGTTTTAGCAGTAAATAAAATTGATAATCCAGATATGCGTGAAATGATTTATGATTTCTATGCACTTGGATTTGGTGAACCTTGGCCAATTTCAGGCTCCCACGGATTAGGCTTAGGAGATTTATTAGACGAGTGTGCAAAGCACTTCCCACAAGAAGATGAAAATCAATACGGAGATGACGTTATTAAATTCTCTTTAATTGGTCGTCCAAATGTCGGGAAATCATCATTAGTGAATGCGTTCCTAGGTCAAGATCGTGTCATTGTAAGTAACATTGCGGGTACAACGCGAGATGCTATTGATACGCCTTACGAATACGATGGGCATGAATATGTAATTATTGATACTGCCGGTATGCGTAAAAAAGGAAAAGTGTACGAAACGACAGAGAAATATTCTGTTTTACGTGCGCTACGTGCTATTGAGCGTTCTGACGTTGTTTTAGTTGTTCTTAATGCTGAAGAAGGCATTCAAGAACAGGATAAAAAAATTGCAGGCTATGCACATGAGGCTGGAAAAGCTATTATCATTGTCGTTAATAAATGGGATACCATTGAAAAAGACGATAAAACAATGAATGTATTTACACAGCAAATCCGTGAACACTTTTTATTCTTAGACTATGCACCGATTATTTTCGTGTCAGCAAATACAAAACAACGAGTGCATCAAATTTTACCGATTGTACAGCGTGTAAGTGAAAATCACGCGATGCGTATCCAATCATCTATTCTAAATGAAGTGATTGAAGATTCGGTTGCACGTAATCCAGCGCCAACTGATAAAGGTCGTCGCTTACGTATCTACTATGCAACACAAGTGGCGATTCAACCACCAACATTTGTGGTATTTGTAAATGAAACGGAATTAATGCACTTCTCTTATGAGCGATTTTTAGAAAATAGAATTCGTGAAACATTTGATTTTGAAGGGACGCCAATTCGTTTAATTACACGTGCGCGTGCATAA
- the rpsA gene encoding 30S ribosomal protein S1 has translation MSEEMNYAEQTFNEGDIVKGIAEQVDEKAVTVSIPGAPFDGIVPISELSSLHIEKASDAISVGDELELMITKVEEENYVLSKRKVDALKAWDTLEQQFAAGEVFEAEVKDIVKGGLVVDLGVRGFVPASLVEDYFVDDFEDYKGKVLSFKIVELDKEKNRLILSHRAVVESEKASQKKNVINQIKAGDVLDGKVQRIASFGAFIDLGGIDGLVHISQVSHEHVSDVSEVLTEGQEVKVKVLSVDPENERISLSIKETVPGPWSNIEERAAKGTVLVGKVKRLTSFGAFVEVFPGVEGLVHISQIAHKHINTPHEALKEAQEVQVKVLDVNVDEGRLALSIKDLLENPEAEEVIDYELPEENTGFSLGDVIGDQLKNFK, from the coding sequence ATGTCTGAAGAAATGAACTATGCAGAACAAACGTTTAACGAAGGTGATATCGTCAAAGGTATTGCAGAGCAGGTTGATGAAAAAGCGGTAACTGTTTCAATTCCGGGTGCACCGTTTGACGGTATTGTACCAATAAGTGAATTATCGAGCTTACACATTGAAAAAGCGTCTGACGCTATCTCCGTTGGGGATGAGTTAGAATTGATGATTACAAAGGTTGAAGAAGAAAACTATGTATTATCAAAACGTAAAGTAGATGCCTTAAAAGCATGGGATACACTAGAACAACAATTTGCTGCTGGAGAAGTTTTCGAAGCGGAAGTAAAGGATATTGTTAAAGGTGGTCTTGTTGTAGATTTAGGAGTACGTGGGTTCGTTCCAGCATCCCTAGTAGAAGATTATTTTGTCGATGATTTTGAAGATTATAAAGGGAAAGTATTAAGCTTTAAAATTGTCGAGCTTGATAAAGAAAAAAATCGCTTAATTCTATCACATCGAGCAGTAGTAGAATCTGAGAAAGCCTCTCAGAAGAAAAATGTTATTAATCAAATCAAAGCTGGCGATGTATTAGATGGTAAAGTACAGCGTATAGCATCATTTGGTGCATTTATTGATCTTGGTGGTATCGATGGACTTGTCCATATTTCACAAGTATCACATGAGCATGTGAGTGATGTCAGTGAGGTATTAACAGAAGGACAAGAAGTAAAAGTTAAGGTTCTTTCAGTAGACCCAGAGAATGAGCGTATTTCGTTATCGATTAAGGAAACAGTTCCTGGACCTTGGTCGAATATTGAAGAGCGTGCTGCGAAAGGCACTGTGCTTGTAGGTAAAGTAAAACGCCTGACGTCATTTGGTGCTTTTGTAGAAGTGTTCCCTGGAGTGGAAGGTTTAGTGCATATTTCACAAATTGCGCATAAGCATATTAATACACCTCATGAAGCGTTGAAAGAAGCGCAAGAGGTACAAGTGAAGGTGCTAGATGTCAACGTTGACGAAGGGCGCCTTGCATTAAGTATTAAAGATTTATTGGAAAATCCAGAGGCGGAAGAAGTAATCGATTATGAATTACCAGAAGAAAACACAGGCTTCTCTCTCGGTGATGTAATTGGCGACCAACTGAAAAACTTTAAATAA
- the cmk gene encoding (d)CMP kinase: MNKNIQIAIDGPAGAGKSTIAKIVAESLGFTYIDTGAMYRAVTYKAMQQNIHLDDEAKLAEMLAASSIELKPSPQGQLVFLDGENVSDAIRSNEVTSSVSQVAAHAKVRELLVAQQQKLAANGGVVMDGRDIATHVLKNAELKIFMSATVEERARRRYIDNEKRGIASSIEKLQEDIALRDKMDSEREASPLIQAADAIYLDTTELSIDAAAQAILKLAQEKMV; encoded by the coding sequence ATGAACAAAAACATTCAAATTGCGATTGATGGTCCTGCAGGTGCTGGCAAAAGTACAATCGCAAAAATCGTTGCAGAATCACTAGGATTCACGTATATCGATACGGGAGCAATGTATCGAGCAGTTACGTATAAAGCAATGCAACAAAACATACATTTAGATGATGAAGCAAAATTAGCAGAAATGTTAGCAGCTAGCTCAATTGAATTAAAGCCTTCTCCTCAAGGTCAACTTGTTTTTTTAGATGGCGAAAACGTATCTGATGCAATTCGCTCCAATGAAGTAACCTCTTCTGTTTCGCAAGTAGCAGCACATGCCAAAGTGCGTGAATTGTTAGTAGCACAGCAGCAAAAACTTGCCGCAAATGGTGGTGTTGTCATGGATGGACGTGATATTGCTACACATGTGTTAAAAAATGCAGAACTTAAAATCTTTATGTCTGCTACTGTAGAAGAACGTGCAAGACGCCGCTATATTGACAATGAAAAACGAGGGATAGCGTCTTCAATAGAAAAGCTCCAAGAAGATATTGCTTTACGCGATAAAATGGATAGTGAGCGTGAAGCTTCACCATTGATACAAGCAGCGGATGCTATTTATTTAGACACAACGGAGCTATCAATTGATGCCGCAGCGCAAGCCATTTTAAAATTAGCACAAGAAAAAATGGTATAA
- a CDS encoding flagellar brake protein: MEIKIGTLLQLEPTYTERIEKFRCKVVEQRDNIIYIDYPTNVITKKTAFLIDGSEFRATFRTEDKQSYAFNTEVIGRKAGNIPMIMLHCPQQDEFIKIQRREYVRVETPVDVAVQFKDYKYQLVTTDISAGGLALILKGDVAFKDDDDIKLTIVLPFANGDVNYVVTDATVVRIFEKDDKTIATIQLTDTDDIDQQHIVRFCFERQLLNRRKEINPFDD, translated from the coding sequence ATGGAAATAAAAATTGGTACACTACTACAACTTGAACCTACTTATACAGAACGTATTGAAAAATTCCGCTGTAAAGTGGTTGAACAAAGAGACAATATAATTTATATTGACTATCCAACAAATGTAATAACTAAAAAAACAGCTTTTTTAATAGATGGTTCTGAATTTAGGGCAACCTTTCGAACAGAAGATAAACAATCCTACGCCTTCAATACAGAAGTAATTGGGCGCAAAGCTGGCAATATACCGATGATTATGTTGCATTGCCCACAACAGGATGAGTTTATCAAAATTCAACGCCGAGAATACGTTCGAGTTGAGACGCCTGTCGATGTGGCAGTTCAATTTAAAGATTATAAATACCAGCTAGTAACAACGGATATAAGTGCAGGTGGACTCGCACTTATCTTAAAAGGTGATGTAGCCTTTAAAGATGACGATGACATTAAGTTAACGATTGTCTTGCCATTTGCTAATGGCGATGTAAATTACGTCGTTACAGATGCAACAGTTGTTCGAATATTTGAAAAAGATGACAAGACAATTGCTACCATTCAATTAACCGATACGGATGATATTGATCAACAACATATCGTACGTTTTTGCTTTGAACGACAGCTGTTAAATCGCCGTAAAGAAATAAATCCATTCGATGATTAA
- a CDS encoding PepSY1/2 domain-containing protein: protein MRTMLVILTIAVIGLGAYSIDLHGDKESLQRTVHAQYTEKLTDASEKLSYLQRAVSQSLLFKDEQAIHSELDSIWRLSSEVRSSISNIPIGQELSNQWLGYLGRLGDEAKKTAKSGDYEAWREKMPQISTNLQALSDEWTTATVDYYKQDGNMDVWMRQVDNKNPNTGFDNIKKTLKDYGESDFPLTLSESDWQKKLDLKALQDSVITEKEALEKVKYLFPIIKDATFTVTKSSDTAPYPFYHIQFHQGIRLGYVDLTEKGGHLLSYLVERPVDEAKLSQEEIIKKAEEHLKRLEMKDVAFVESRENHLAWHVTFARVNPGDNALIYADGVQLKIAKDNGELLGANAMEYIQEEAIKPQKAIPIDWKTFFDDNVRVEEVRNIYTDNGQFEQRLCYEVIAVRDEQAQETFRIVVDAENHNVLKVEYLT, encoded by the coding sequence ATGAGAACAATGCTCGTTATTTTAACGATAGCAGTTATAGGTTTAGGAGCATACAGTATTGATTTACATGGAGATAAAGAAAGTTTACAACGTACAGTGCATGCGCAGTATACAGAAAAACTAACGGATGCCTCAGAGAAATTATCGTATTTACAAAGAGCCGTTTCGCAGTCTCTGTTATTTAAGGATGAACAGGCAATACACAGTGAGCTCGATTCTATTTGGCGACTAAGCTCTGAAGTGCGTTCATCTATTTCAAATATTCCAATTGGGCAAGAGCTTTCTAATCAGTGGCTAGGTTATTTAGGAAGACTTGGTGATGAAGCGAAAAAAACTGCGAAGTCCGGAGATTATGAAGCTTGGCGCGAAAAGATGCCGCAAATTTCTACGAATTTACAAGCATTATCTGACGAATGGACAACAGCAACTGTTGATTATTATAAGCAAGATGGAAATATGGATGTTTGGATGCGTCAAGTAGACAATAAAAATCCTAATACAGGATTTGATAATATTAAGAAGACATTAAAAGATTATGGCGAAAGTGATTTCCCGCTTACATTGAGTGAATCAGACTGGCAGAAAAAATTAGACTTAAAAGCATTACAAGATTCAGTCATTACGGAAAAAGAAGCTTTAGAAAAAGTAAAATATTTATTCCCAATTATTAAAGATGCTACGTTTACTGTCACAAAAAGCAGTGATACAGCACCATATCCGTTTTACCACATACAGTTCCACCAAGGTATTCGCTTAGGCTATGTTGACTTAACTGAAAAGGGAGGACATTTACTATCTTATTTAGTTGAACGTCCTGTTGATGAAGCCAAGCTGTCACAAGAGGAAATTATTAAAAAAGCGGAAGAACATTTAAAGAGACTTGAGATGAAAGATGTTGCATTTGTTGAGTCACGTGAAAACCATTTAGCTTGGCATGTTACTTTTGCACGCGTTAATCCTGGTGACAATGCATTAATTTATGCAGACGGCGTTCAGTTAAAAATTGCAAAAGATAATGGTGAGTTACTTGGTGCAAATGCCATGGAATATATACAAGAAGAAGCGATAAAACCACAAAAAGCCATTCCAATTGATTGGAAAACTTTCTTTGATGACAATGTACGTGTAGAGGAAGTAAGAAATATTTATACGGATAACGGACAATTCGAGCAACGACTTTGCTATGAAGTGATTGCAGTTCGAGACGAACAAGCGCAAGAAACATTCCGAATTGTAGTGGATGCGGAAAATCACAATGTGTTAAAAGTAGAATATTTAACTTAA
- the sleB gene encoding spore cortex-lytic enzyme — protein sequence MRLISILFAFLLAISIVSIPQNNATAFSDQQITRGAYGDDVIELQARLQYLGFYKSKIDGKFGYNTYWALRNFQEKYGIPVDGIAGTKTKKALAGYSDYDENWVKAQLKAGNQFTYYGGVPLDQQVKSTGNTGNTGGNSGGGGTANNESTGSSNNNGTDTQIPPKYTERDLQLIANAVYGEARGEPYEGQVAVAAVILNRLESPDFPNTISGIIFQPLAFTAVADGQIWLEPNQRAKEAVIDAMNGWDPSENALYYFNPKTATSKWIWSRPQIKQIGEHIFCS from the coding sequence GTGCGTTTAATAAGTATACTTTTTGCTTTCCTACTTGCGATTAGTATAGTCTCAATACCACAAAACAACGCAACAGCGTTTAGCGATCAACAAATTACCCGTGGTGCATATGGAGATGACGTCATTGAGTTACAGGCTAGACTACAATACTTAGGATTTTATAAAAGTAAAATTGATGGGAAATTTGGCTACAACACTTACTGGGCATTACGAAATTTCCAAGAGAAATATGGAATACCAGTAGATGGAATAGCAGGCACAAAGACGAAGAAAGCGTTAGCAGGATATTCAGATTATGATGAAAACTGGGTGAAAGCGCAATTAAAAGCTGGCAATCAGTTTACCTATTATGGTGGCGTTCCACTTGATCAGCAGGTGAAAAGTACTGGTAATACAGGTAATACTGGTGGGAATTCTGGTGGTGGCGGTACAGCAAATAATGAAAGCACTGGTAGTAGTAATAATAATGGGACCGATACACAAATTCCACCAAAGTATACGGAACGTGATTTACAGCTAATCGCCAATGCAGTTTACGGAGAAGCTAGGGGAGAACCATATGAAGGCCAAGTAGCCGTAGCAGCTGTTATTTTAAATAGATTAGAAAGCCCTGATTTTCCTAATACGATTTCAGGTATTATTTTCCAACCTTTGGCGTTTACAGCAGTAGCGGATGGACAAATTTGGCTAGAGCCGAACCAGCGTGCAAAAGAAGCAGTTATCGATGCAATGAATGGTTGGGATCCATCAGAGAATGCATTGTATTACTTTAACCCTAAAACAGCAACAAGTAAGTGGATTTGGTCTCGTCCTCAAATAAAACAAATAGGTGAGCATATTTTCTGTTCATAA